TAATGTGTAATAAAACTATTTTGAATTTAGCGATAGTTGACGATCATCCCATGATTTTGGAAGGATTGAAATCGCTTTTGGAAAAAGATGAAAAATTTCAGATTTTTTCTTTTACCAAAGGATTGGCTATTTTGGATTTTATCCAAGAAAATAAAATTGATGTTGTTTTGCTGGATATTGTTTTAAACGATGGAAGCGGTTTGGATTTTTGTAAAAGTATCAAACAGAAATCACCCCAAACCCATATCATCGCCATAAGCAATCAGGCGGAAAGAAGCATTATTTTTCGTTTTTTAGAAAATGGCGGAAGTGGCTATATTCTTAAAAATGCAGATGCAAAAGAAATAACAAATTGTATTAATAATGCATTAAACGGTAATTTGGCTTTAAGTAAAGAAGTGCAAGAGATTATGTTGCATTCTTCGTCTAATAATTTTGAATTACCAAGACTCACCAAACGCGAACAACAGATTTTGCAAGCTGTAGCTATGGGAAAAACTTCTGCCGAAATTGCCGATAATTTATTTATATCCATTATTACTGTAGAAACGCATCGTAGGAATCTTTTGCAAAAATTCAAAGCAAAAAATATGATCGAGCTGGTCAGGATTGCAGCCGAAAACAAATTGATATAAGCGCAAGCAACATCCTTTATTTTGGACTTGGCTGAAAACAAAACGCGCGGAACAAAAATTTTTGTTCCGCGCGTTTTAATTATAACAGTCTTATTTTATAACACGTTCCAGTACCCATTCGATCATCATTTTTTCTGATGCGTGGTGATCTGCTGCGAATTCGCCACGTCTTCTGTTGGCGATGACACAGTTCACTGTAATGGCTTTGTGTCCCAGAAGTTTAGAAAGTCCATAGATTGCAGATGTTTCCATTTCGAAGTTAGCAACGCCAAGGTCATTTAGTTTTTCCAAGAATTGATCGTCCAAAGCTTTCAGACGCAGTTGGCGTCCTTGTGGTGCATAGAATCCTGGGAAAGTTGCCGTGTTACCGAAGTATTTTGCATCTTTATAAAGTTCTAATAATTCTGGAGCACAATCTGCGAAATACAACATCGGCTTGATATTCGCGTAAGGAAAGTTTTCTAAAAAGTTCTTACTAAAATCGTTTTCAAATTTATAATCGCTGTAGAAATGCATTAGCCCATCAAGACCAACAACATTTTCGCTTACCAAAAGATTATCCACTTGGATGTCTGGATTAACGCTACCACAAGTCCCCATACGGAAAAGTTGAAGTGTTTTGTGTTCGGTTTTAAATTCTTTGGCTTTCAGATCGATGTTTACCAAAGCGTCCAATTCGTTCATCACGATATCGATGTTTTCTGTCCCGATACCTGTTGACATTACTGTAATTCTTTCGCCGCGAAGTGTTCCTGTGTGGGTGTAGAATTCGCGTTTATTTTTTTTAACCTCGATAGTATCAAAATATTTTGAAACACGTGGGACACGATCGGGATCTCCAACTAACAAAATTTTGTCAGCGATATCTTCTGGTAAAAGATTAAGGTGATAAACACTTCCGTCGTCATTAAGAACTAGCTCCGAAGCTGCAAGTTTATTAAGCATATTATTTTTATTTATTAATTAAATTATTTTTATTGTTACGTAAGGTTTTTATTGATTATCCTCCTACACGTTTGGTTTTGTAACCCATTTCTTTTAAAATAGTCATAATCTTATCACGCTTATCACCTTGGATAATGATGACGCCATCTTTTTCCGAACCACCGATTCCTAAGGTCGTTTTAATTTTTTTAGAAATTACTTTTAGTTCTTCTTCACTTCCTTCAAAACCTTCGATTAAGGTGACTGGTTTTCCATTTCTGCCCTTTTTTTCGAACTTACAAATAAGGGCTTCTTTTTGCTCAAATTTTTCCTCTGGCATTATAAAATCTTGTTCTTCGTGATCGGGAAAAAGATTCTTAAGTTGGTCTCTAAGATCCATAATTTTTTGATTTTAGAAAAAGGTTTTAAAGATAACGAAAATATCAATACTAAAAACATTAATTTTACTAGAATTCTAACTGCTTATTTTCTAAATTTGTAGAGAGAAAAATTTTCGAAATCATGTCAAAAAAAGCTTTACTTGCCATCTTGGATGGTTGGGGTTTGGGGACAAATCCAGAAGTTTCTGCAATTGCAAAAGCCAAAACACCTTTTATCGATAGTTGTCTGAAAAACTTCCCCAACACAACTTTGGAAGCTAGCGGTCTTGCCGTTGGTTTGCCAGCTGGACAAATGGGAAATTCTGAAGTGGGACATATGAATTTGGGTGCTGGTCGCGTGGTGTATCAGAATCTGGTGAAGCTTAATATGGCTGTAGAAAACGGAACTTTAGGAATTCAAAAAGAAATTCAAGATGCTTTTGAATACGCGAAAGTTAACTTTAAGAAAGTGCATTTTATAGGTTTGGTTTCCAATGGCGGTGTGCATTCTCACATTAATCACCTAAAGGCACTTTTGACTGCAGCACATAATTTCGGTTTAGAAAAAAATGTTTTTGTACATGCTTTTACCGATGGCCGCGACTGCGATCCGCATTCTGGATTAGGTTTTGTCAAAGAACTTTTGGATCACATGAAATTATCTACAGGCCGCTTGGCTTCTGTTATTGGGCGTTATTATGCCATGGACCGCGACAAACGTTGGGAGCGTGTTAAATTGGCTTACGATCTTTTAGTAAAAGGAAGAGGACAAGAAACAAAAAATCCTTTGGAAGCGATAGAACAGTCATATCTTAATGAAGTTTCAGATGAGTTTATTAAACCAATCGTTTGTATCCAAAATGGACTGCCTATCGCAATGATTGAAGAAGGAGATGTTGTAATTTGTTTCAATTTCAGAACCGATAGAGGTCGCGAAATTACCGAAGTATTGTCTCAGCAAGATTTTCCTGATTATGACATGCACAAGTTGGATTTAAAATATATTACCTTAACCAATTATGATAAAACTTTCCAAAATGTTGACGTTGTTTTTGATGAAAATGTTTTAGAAAATACGATGGGCGAAGTTTTGGAACGCGCAGGAAAAACTCAAATTCGAATTGCAGAAACCGAAAAGTATCCGCATGTAACTTTCTTCTTTTCCGGAGGGCGCGAGAAAGAATTCGATGGTGAAAAACGTTTGCTTTGTCCAAGTCCAAAAGATGTGGCAACTTATGATCTGAAACCAGAGATGTCCGCTTACGATATTACAAACGCTATTCTCCCAGAATTAGAATACGAAACAGCTGATTTTATTTGTCTTAATTTTGCGAATACCGATATGGTAGGACATACAGGTGTTTTTGAAGCAGCGGTTAAAGCAGCGGAAGTTGTAGATTCTTGCATTGAAAAAGTGGCAACTATGGCTTACGAACATGGTTATGCGGTGTTTATCCTTGCGGATCATGGAAATTCCGATATTATGATAAATAACGACGGATCGCCAAACACGCAACATACGACCAATTTGGTTCCTTTCATTGTAATGGATAAAGACCATACTTGGAACTTAAAACCTGGCAAACTTGGTGATGTTGCTCCAACAATTCTAAGTGTGATGAATGTTGTTAAACCAGAGATAATGACAGGGGATAGTCTTGTTTCTCATTAGTAAAATAATAAAAATATAAAAAACCAGTATTATCTTATGCATAATATTGTTAAATTTGCAAAAACTTAAAATTAAATAATTGATGTACGCTGAATTGGTAAGAAAAGAAGTAATGAAAAATTTGGAGGTTGAAATGTCGAGCTTTATCTCGAAATTTTTAACACCAATTGAGAAAATATGGCAACCATCGGATTTTTTGCCAGACACTTCTAGTGCCGATTTCAAAGATCAGCTCGATGAGTTGCAGACTTTTGCTCATGAGATGCCTTATGATCTTTTTGTAACACTTATTGGCGACTGTATAACAGAAGAAGCACTTCCTAGCTACGAATCTTGGATTATGGGAATCGATGGGATTAACCAAGAAGAAAGAGTAGGTTGGTCACAATGGGTGCGTGCATGGACTGCCGAGGAGAATCGTCATGGCGATTTGCTTGGTAAATATCTTTATCTCTGTGGACGTGTCAATATGCGCGAAATGGAAGTTACAACGCATTATTTGATAAATGATGGTTTTGATCTTCAGACCAGTATGGATCCTTACAGAAATTTTGTGTACACAAGTTTTCAAGAAACAGCGACTAATATTTCGCACCGTCGTGTAGGGACTTTAGCAAAACAAACAGGTAATGTCAAATTGGCTAAAATGTGCGGCGTTATCGCTGCAGATGAGGCAAGACATGCTAAAGCCTACAAGCATTTTGTAGAGAAAATCTTTGAATTGGATCCTAGCGAAATGATGCTGGCTTTTGAAGATATGATGAAAAAGAAAATCGTAATGCCCGCGCACTTGATGAGAGAGTCTGGACAAAAAGCAGGCGAACTTTGGGAGCATTTCTCAGATGCTGCACAGCGTTGCATGGTTTACACAGCGCAAGATTACATTGATATTTTGAAAGATCTATTAGTAGACTGGAAGATTGATGGTATTACAGGGCTTAATGAGTCTGCAGAAAAAGCCAGAGATTATCTGATGAAGTTACCATCTAGATTACAACGCATTACAGATCGTATCAGCACGCCAGATAGAGAATATAGTTTTAAATGGGTGAAAAGTTAATTTGTAATTTACATATCATAAAAATCCAGTCGTATTAGTGCTGGATTTTGTTTTTATAAAATCAAATATAACTTCTTAAAAATTCTTATATTTGCATACTTTTTAAGCTTTGAAATAATGATGATTAACAACAAAAAATTGGCA
This genomic stretch from Chryseobacterium sp. POL2 harbors:
- the gpmI gene encoding 2,3-bisphosphoglycerate-independent phosphoglycerate mutase → MSKKALLAILDGWGLGTNPEVSAIAKAKTPFIDSCLKNFPNTTLEASGLAVGLPAGQMGNSEVGHMNLGAGRVVYQNLVKLNMAVENGTLGIQKEIQDAFEYAKVNFKKVHFIGLVSNGGVHSHINHLKALLTAAHNFGLEKNVFVHAFTDGRDCDPHSGLGFVKELLDHMKLSTGRLASVIGRYYAMDRDKRWERVKLAYDLLVKGRGQETKNPLEAIEQSYLNEVSDEFIKPIVCIQNGLPIAMIEEGDVVICFNFRTDRGREITEVLSQQDFPDYDMHKLDLKYITLTNYDKTFQNVDVVFDENVLENTMGEVLERAGKTQIRIAETEKYPHVTFFFSGGREKEFDGEKRLLCPSPKDVATYDLKPEMSAYDITNAILPELEYETADFICLNFANTDMVGHTGVFEAAVKAAEVVDSCIEKVATMAYEHGYAVFILADHGNSDIMINNDGSPNTQHTTNLVPFIVMDKDHTWNLKPGKLGDVAPTILSVMNVVKPEIMTGDSLVSH
- a CDS encoding nucleoside phosphorylase is translated as MLNKLAASELVLNDDGSVYHLNLLPEDIADKILLVGDPDRVPRVSKYFDTIEVKKNKREFYTHTGTLRGERITVMSTGIGTENIDIVMNELDALVNIDLKAKEFKTEHKTLQLFRMGTCGSVNPDIQVDNLLVSENVVGLDGLMHFYSDYKFENDFSKNFLENFPYANIKPMLYFADCAPELLELYKDAKYFGNTATFPGFYAPQGRQLRLKALDDQFLEKLNDLGVANFEMETSAIYGLSKLLGHKAITVNCVIANRRRGEFAADHHASEKMMIEWVLERVIK
- a CDS encoding acyl-ACP desaturase, whose product is MYAELVRKEVMKNLEVEMSSFISKFLTPIEKIWQPSDFLPDTSSADFKDQLDELQTFAHEMPYDLFVTLIGDCITEEALPSYESWIMGIDGINQEERVGWSQWVRAWTAEENRHGDLLGKYLYLCGRVNMREMEVTTHYLINDGFDLQTSMDPYRNFVYTSFQETATNISHRRVGTLAKQTGNVKLAKMCGVIAADEARHAKAYKHFVEKIFELDPSEMMLAFEDMMKKKIVMPAHLMRESGQKAGELWEHFSDAAQRCMVYTAQDYIDILKDLLVDWKIDGITGLNESAEKARDYLMKLPSRLQRITDRISTPDREYSFKWVKS
- a CDS encoding translation initiation factor; amino-acid sequence: MDLRDQLKNLFPDHEEQDFIMPEEKFEQKEALICKFEKKGRNGKPVTLIEGFEGSEEELKVISKKIKTTLGIGGSEKDGVIIIQGDKRDKIMTILKEMGYKTKRVGG
- a CDS encoding response regulator, with translation MNLAIVDDHPMILEGLKSLLEKDEKFQIFSFTKGLAILDFIQENKIDVVLLDIVLNDGSGLDFCKSIKQKSPQTHIIAISNQAERSIIFRFLENGGSGYILKNADAKEITNCINNALNGNLALSKEVQEIMLHSSSNNFELPRLTKREQQILQAVAMGKTSAEIADNLFISIITVETHRRNLLQKFKAKNMIELVRIAAENKLI